The following coding sequences are from one Onychomys torridus chromosome 16, mOncTor1.1, whole genome shotgun sequence window:
- the Gpr20 gene encoding G-protein coupled receptor 20, producing MPSASPTRPWVAVLPNATAATWTNGSVSEMPLFHLFAQLDEELHRDFPNLWLALMVVHGTIFLAGLVLNGLALYVFCCRTRAKTPSVIYTINLVVTDLLVGLSLPTRFVVFYGAHGCLRCAFPHVLGYFLNMHCSILFLTCISVDRYLAIVQPEGSRRWRQPACAKAVCIFVWLAAGVVTLSVLGVKAGGRSCCRVFALTVLEFLLPLLVISVFTGRIMCALSRPGLLRQGRQRRMRAMQLLLTVLVIFLVCFTPFHARQVAVAIWPNMPHHTTLVAYHVTVTLSSLNSCMDPIVYCFITSGFQATVRGLFHQHGEEFKPSSVDIVSMHKSTKGSGPHQILSTGSHTLTQPLTNGPES from the coding sequence ATGCCCTCTGCATCCCCCACGAGGCCCTGGGTTGCTGTGCTGCCCAATGCCACTGCAGCAACATGGACCAATGGAAGTGTGTCAGAGATGCCTCTGTTCCACCTGTTTGCCCAGCTGGATGAGGAGCTGCACAGAGACTTCCCCAACCTGTGGTTGGCACTAATGGTCGTGCATGGCACCATCTTCCTGGCCGGGCTGGTGCTCAATGGACTAGCATTATATGTCTTCTGCTGCCGCACACGGGCCAAGACACCTTCGGTCATCTATACCATTAACCTGGTGGTGACTGACCTGCTGGTGGGCCTGTCCCTGCCCACACGCTTTGTTGTCTTCTACGGTGCCCATGGCTGCCTGCGCTGTGCCTTCCCTCATGTCCTGGGCTACTTCCTCAACATGCATTGTTCCATCCTCTTCCTCACCTGCATCAGTGTGGACCGCTACCTGGCCATTGTGCAACCTGAGGGCTCTCGTCGCTGGCGCCAGCCGGCCTGCGCCAAGGCTGTGTGCATCTTCGTGTGGCTGGCAGCAGGCGTTGTGACCCTGTCCGTCCTGGGCGTGAAGGCCGGTGGACGATCTTGCTGCCGTGTCTTTGCTCTGACTGTGTTGGAGTTCCTGCTGCCGCTGCTGGTCATCAGCGTGTTCACAGGCCGCATCATGTGTGCACTGTCGCGGCCCGGCCTGCTACGCCAGGGCCGCCAGCGCCGCATGCGGGCCATGCAGCTGCTGCTCACAGTGCTCGTCATCTTCCTGGTCTGCTTCACGCCCTTCCATGCCCGCCAGGTGGCTGTGGCGATATGGCCCAATATGCCACACCACACAACCCTCGTGGCTTACCATGTGACTGTGACCCTCAGCAGCCTCAACAGCTGCATGGACCCCATTGTCTATTGTTTCATCACCAGTGGCTTCCAGGCCACTGTCCGTGGCCTCTTCCACCAGCATGGAGAAGAATTCAAGCCCAGCAGTGTGGATATAGTTAGCATGCACAAGAGCACCAAGGGCTCAGGCCCCCATCAAATCCTCAGCACTGGCTCTCACACCCTCACCCAGCCTCTGACCAATGGGCCTGAGTCATAG